One window of the Chloroflexota bacterium genome contains the following:
- a CDS encoding aminomethyltransferase family protein has product MIRTSPFHERTSALNETGLWSHWAGHLAANRYQVSDKFEYFAVRNAAGIFDTSPLYKYRFAGRDAERYLAGILARDIRACPPQHAQYTTWLDDRGFVFEDGVIQHRAADEYLLTSAEPNFAYFADRVGRMQVTLEDVSLDIGALAVQGPRSRDLLTRLVPGVAELPFFGITTGEISGKSVLVSRTGYTGDLGYEVWAQTPDALAVWDALWEVCDGQGVLPYGLAALYMLRIEAGLLLLGKDFDSSRFAFNDAHRSTPLELGWAWMFKGLTDDDRAFIGRRALEREIAEKTSRWRMSGLVVDWEDYDRVYGEAGLIPPKGHAPVHEDWMVYNGDGSRVGYATSFMYSPVLQRHIALARVRPDLAAVGTRVHLEFTVDHHYEKVAAHVARLPLFNPQRKTAS; this is encoded by the coding sequence ATGATCCGGACCAGTCCCTTCCACGAACGGACCAGCGCCCTGAACGAGACGGGCCTGTGGAGCCATTGGGCCGGGCATCTGGCGGCCAACCGCTACCAGGTGTCGGACAAGTTCGAGTACTTCGCGGTCCGCAACGCGGCCGGCATCTTCGACACCTCGCCGCTGTACAAGTACCGGTTCGCCGGCCGGGATGCGGAGCGATACCTGGCCGGCATCCTGGCCCGGGATATCCGAGCCTGCCCACCGCAGCACGCCCAGTACACCACCTGGCTCGACGACCGCGGCTTTGTCTTCGAGGACGGCGTGATCCAGCACCGAGCTGCCGACGAGTACCTGCTCACCTCGGCCGAGCCGAACTTCGCCTATTTTGCCGACCGAGTCGGCCGAATGCAGGTCACCCTCGAGGACGTGAGCCTGGACATCGGCGCCCTCGCCGTCCAGGGGCCCCGGTCGCGCGACCTTCTGACCCGCCTGGTGCCAGGAGTCGCCGAGCTACCCTTCTTCGGCATCACCACGGGGGAGATCAGCGGCAAGTCGGTCCTCGTGAGCCGAACCGGCTACACCGGCGACCTGGGCTACGAGGTCTGGGCTCAGACACCGGACGCCCTGGCCGTGTGGGACGCCCTGTGGGAGGTCTGCGACGGGCAAGGTGTCCTCCCCTACGGATTGGCGGCGCTGTACATGCTCCGCATCGAAGCCGGGCTGCTGTTGCTCGGTAAGGACTTCGACTCCAGCCGATTCGCGTTCAATGACGCCCATCGGTCCACCCCCCTGGAGCTCGGCTGGGCCTGGATGTTCAAGGGGCTGACCGATGACGACCGCGCCTTCATCGGCCGTCGCGCGCTCGAGCGGGAGATCGCCGAGAAGACGTCCCGCTGGCGGATGAGCGGATTGGTGGTGGACTGGGAGGACTACGACCGCGTCTACGGCGAGGCCGGCCTCATCCCGCCCAAGGGGCACGCCCCGGTCCACGAGGACTGGATGGTATACAACGGCGACGGTTCGCGGGTGGGGTACGCCACCAGCTTCATGTATTCACCGGTTCTCCAGCGTCACATCGCCCTGGCCCGTGTCCGGCCCGACCTGGCGGCCGTCGGGACTCGAGTGCACCTGGAGTTCACGGTGGATCACCATTACGAGAAGGTCGCGGCCCACGTCGCGCGGCTGCCCCTCTTCAACCCGCAGCGGAAGACGGCCTCATGA
- a CDS encoding NAD(P)/FAD-dependent oxidoreductase has protein sequence MTDYDAIVIGGGHNGLVNGAYLARGGLKTLILEQRHIVGGAAITEELRPGFWFTTFSYALSLLRPQIVQELELPKHGFLPLLMSSRFAPTPDGEYLWFTQDHDANLREIARISPHDADAYEQYSHDMDRVCQAIKPLLDMVPPDPFSDDPEELLALASLGGLFRHLDKRTLHNAIRLLTGSAADFLDGYFESDLLKGWLASSGIIGSKVGPRSQGSGLVLLFHSLGEHDGEFGTWAFHKGGNGGFTQVLARAAESFGAEIRLESPVERVLTADGRVSGVALADGTEFTADVVVSALDPRRTFLELVNPRELPDDLVETVRRMKFQGVASKVNFALDGLPRYPALADRGEIFRGFTNIGPSMDYLERAFDEGKYGWYSQNPYIDCAIQSTVDPDMAPPGKHVMSCFVQYTPYQLRESDWDAERDNLGNTVQTTLERYFPGFGELVLQREVVTPLDIERTVGLSEGNIFAGELLAPQMFFLRPAPGWAQYRTPIHGYYQCGSGTHPGGCVMGAPGRLAAGQILNDRAAG, from the coding sequence ATGACCGACTACGACGCCATCGTCATCGGCGGCGGCCACAACGGCCTGGTCAACGGGGCGTACCTAGCCCGGGGCGGGCTGAAGACGCTCATCCTCGAACAGCGGCACATCGTGGGCGGGGCGGCCATCACCGAGGAGCTGCGCCCCGGCTTCTGGTTCACGACCTTTTCCTATGCGCTGTCGCTGCTCCGGCCCCAGATCGTCCAGGAGCTCGAGCTGCCCAAGCACGGCTTCCTGCCGCTACTGATGTCGTCACGGTTCGCGCCGACCCCGGACGGGGAATACCTGTGGTTCACCCAGGATCACGACGCCAACCTCCGTGAGATCGCCCGCATATCACCACACGATGCCGATGCCTACGAGCAATACAGCCACGACATGGATCGGGTGTGCCAGGCCATCAAACCGCTGCTGGACATGGTCCCGCCCGACCCGTTCAGTGACGACCCCGAGGAGCTGCTGGCCCTCGCCTCCCTCGGCGGGCTCTTCCGCCATCTCGACAAGCGCACCCTCCACAACGCCATCCGGCTCCTCACCGGCAGTGCGGCGGACTTCCTGGACGGCTATTTCGAGTCCGATCTCCTCAAGGGCTGGCTGGCGTCGTCGGGAATCATCGGTTCCAAGGTCGGACCTCGCTCCCAGGGCTCGGGCCTGGTCCTGCTGTTCCATTCGCTCGGCGAGCACGACGGCGAGTTCGGGACGTGGGCGTTCCACAAGGGCGGCAACGGCGGCTTCACCCAGGTCCTGGCCCGCGCGGCCGAGTCGTTCGGTGCCGAGATCCGGCTCGAGTCGCCGGTTGAACGGGTCCTGACCGCCGATGGGCGGGTGAGCGGTGTGGCGCTGGCGGACGGGACCGAGTTCACGGCCGACGTGGTGGTCAGCGCGCTCGACCCCCGACGCACGTTCCTGGAGCTGGTCAACCCGCGGGAGCTGCCCGACGACCTGGTCGAGACCGTCCGGCGCATGAAATTTCAGGGCGTCGCGTCGAAGGTCAACTTCGCACTGGACGGGCTGCCGCGCTACCCGGCCCTGGCCGACCGGGGGGAGATCTTCCGCGGGTTCACGAACATCGGTCCGTCCATGGACTACCTGGAGCGGGCCTTCGACGAGGGGAAGTACGGGTGGTACAGCCAGAACCCGTACATCGACTGCGCCATCCAGTCGACCGTCGATCCCGACATGGCGCCGCCGGGCAAGCACGTCATGTCCTGCTTCGTGCAATACACCCCCTACCAGCTGCGCGAGAGCGACTGGGACGCGGAGCGGGACAACCTGGGCAACACGGTCCAGACCACCCTCGAACGCTACTTCCCGGGCTTCGGGGAGCTGGTCCTCCAGCGCGAGGTTGTGACACCGCTCGACATCGAGCGCACCGTCGGGCTGAGCGAGGGGAACATTTTCGCGGGCGAGCTGCTTGCGCCCCAGATGTTCTTCCTCCGGCCGGCGCCGGGCTGGGCGCAGTATCGGACCCCGATCCATGGCTACTATCAGTGCGGCTCCGGAACCCACCCCGGCGGGTGCGTCATGGGCGCGCCCGGCCGCCTGGCGGCGGGGCAGATCCTCAACGACCGGGCCGCCGGCTGA
- a CDS encoding septum formation initiator family protein, with the protein MTGMQASATPRGLAPAPRPFRLPRLRRRTLISLIVVGAVALVAFNVGRQAFVGWSIGQQAESLEAQVAAAEAENTALQRQLEYLQSDAYVTAEARRLRNLGYPGEEILFIPPGAAVPAPATSPATPSQAPPMLERWIALFLSP; encoded by the coding sequence ATGACCGGCATGCAGGCTTCGGCCACGCCTCGGGGGCTGGCTCCCGCGCCGCGACCCTTCCGCCTTCCCCGCCTGCGGCGGCGGACGCTGATCAGCCTGATCGTGGTCGGCGCGGTTGCCCTGGTGGCCTTCAACGTCGGACGCCAGGCGTTCGTGGGCTGGTCGATCGGTCAGCAGGCCGAATCGCTCGAGGCCCAGGTGGCGGCGGCTGAGGCGGAGAACACTGCCCTCCAGCGACAGCTTGAGTACCTCCAGAGCGATGCCTACGTGACCGCTGAGGCGCGCCGCCTCCGGAACCTCGGATACCCCGGCGAGGAGATCCTCTTCATCCCGCCTGGGGCCGCGGTACCAGCCCCGGCAACCTCGCCGGCGACTCCATCCCAGGCGCCGCCGATGCTGGAGCGCTGGATCGCACTCTTCCTTAGTCCCTGA
- a CDS encoding CsbD family protein, which translates to MTDDRVEGALDETKGAIKEKVGKITGDRSTEVSGKLDQAKGKLKGKVGEAKETIRDAGDRNR; encoded by the coding sequence GTGACCGACGATCGAGTGGAGGGTGCGTTGGACGAGACCAAAGGCGCCATCAAGGAAAAGGTAGGCAAGATCACCGGCGATCGCTCGACTGAAGTGTCAGGCAAGCTCGATCAGGCCAAGGGCAAGCTCAAGGGGAAGGTCGGCGAAGCCAAGGAAACGATCCGCGACGCTGGCGATCGCAACCGGTAA